A region of Zeugodacus cucurbitae isolate PBARC_wt_2022May chromosome 5, idZeuCucr1.2, whole genome shotgun sequence DNA encodes the following proteins:
- the LOC114803593 gene encoding transcription factor Sp8-like — MLDFCLVLFQETSDSPHVAVAGGLSVSAGGGGGNVACSTSAAAAAAAIAASAASTSHNLDQSQTPPPLYTCIYCGHTFQHQSKLTRHILSHSLKTLEYREPAQHPLLHPHLLSHDLNLTQLPQFTTYQMNALAASGADTQEQHAAAAVMAAAMELAASCGGVGARGALDLDGGGGGGSGGGRLGHGGSASGNSGIGGSSAGSGGMVLSGAGSSSSSSTSAAAAVAAAAALAASSSTSGSLLGASSSGADPNGVVLCKFCGKSFPDVHVLIGHLPVHTGERPFKCEFCGKAFKLRHHMKDHCRVHTGERPFRCHMCGKTFSRSTILKAHEKTHFPKYVRKFLSPSPVDTKDELPQ, encoded by the exons ATGTTGGATTTTTGTTTGGTGTTGTTCCAGGAAACGTCCGATTCGCCACACGTAGCCGTTGCTGGCGGCCTCTCGGTTAGTgctggcggtggcggcggcaaTGTCGCTTGCTCCACCTcggccgctgctgctgccgcagCCATTGCTGCGTCGGCCGCTTCTACCTCCCACAATCTTGACCAATCGCAAACACCGCCGCCCCTCTATACCTGCATCTATTGCGGCCACACATTCCAGCACCAAAGTAAGCTAACGCGTCACATACTCTCGCATTCGCTAAAAACGCTGGAGTATCGCGAACCCGCACAGCATCCGCTGCTGCATCCGCACTTGCTGTCGCACGACCTCAATTTGACGCAGTTGCCACAATTTACCACGTACCAAATGAACGCATTGGCCGCCAGCGGCGCTGATACTCAGGAACAACATGCTGCGGCCGCTGTCATGGCCGCGGCTATGGAATTGGCAGCCTCATGCGGTGGAGTTGGTGCGCGTGGCGCACTCGATCTCgacggtggcggcggcggcggcagcggcgGTGGACGACTGGGGCATGGCGGTTCGGCATCCGGCAATAGCGGTATTGGTGGCTCGTCAGCGGGTAGTGGCGGTATGGTATTGAGCGGCGCTGGTTCGTCGTCGTCCTCTTCGACATCGGCAGCGGCGGCGGTCGCGGCAGCAGCTGCGCTGGCTGCTTCGTCGTCGACATCGGGCTCGCTGCTGGGCGCCTCATCGAGTGGCGCCGATCCAAATGGTGTGGTGCTGTGTAAATTTTGTGGCAAAAGTTTTCCCGATGTCCATGTGTTAATCGGTCATCTGCCGGTGCATACGGGCGAACGGCCGTTTAAATGTGAGTTCTGTGGCAAGGCGTTCAAGCTGCGCCATCATATGAAAGACCATTGTCGCGTCCACACGG GTGAACGACCCTTCCGCTGTCACATGTGCGGGAAGACCTTCTCACGCTCAACCATACTCAAGGCGCACGAGAAAACCCATTTTCCCAAGTATGTGCGCAAATTTCTCTCACCAAGCCCTGTCGACACAAAGGATGAACTACCACAATAG